The DNA region TAGCCCTGGGGCCCCCAACCTGATCCACAGTCTCTCCTACGTTCCTGAGGGACAGAGTGAAAGGTCACGCACGTGCTCTGCTCATAGGCTGCCCATGGGCTCTGGAGggaccctcccctccccagtgactgccctgccctgcctgcggGTCTGGCAGTGTGTGGAAGGGGACACATGAACACAGGGCCGGGGGCAGGGACACAAGGAGACAGGGACTTGGGGACAGAGGGGTCAGAGGCAAGGACCCAAGATGGTCTCAGCCAGTGCTGTCTGGCCATTGGCCTCTCTCATTTTTAGGGCAGTGGCTGCTGGGTCAGCGAGACTGTGTGGGGTCCAGTGGCCCTCAGGGGTTAGCAGCTCAGCCAGTGGCCCCTTTGAAGGATGACGCTCCCTCTGTGGGCTGGCACCCAAACTGGCAGAAAGCAGGAGCCCACTGACCGTGATGCACACAGGGTGTCCccagccctgcttgcctgtgggGACCCTCGGGGCTGTGCTAGGCAGCGGGCGGGCTCTGGGCTGACCCACATTCCCTGGGGCCCAGTGGAAAGTAGGCCAGCAACAGGGCTGCGGCCGGCACCCGGCAGCCAGGCCACAAGCCCATTCAGATTTTCCAGGCTGGGACGTGGGTCCTGGGGCGGGGGGGTAGGGGGCAGTTaagcagggccagcagcagccagggtgggccTGTGGCTACTCCTCTAAGCCCCTGGGCAGGGAGGGACTGCTATGCTTCCCCTACTGCCTGCCTCTGTTGGTGGGTGGTGGGCACCCAGGGCAGGACCACCTTAAAGGGCGGAGGTGACCTCTGCCTAGGCACCAAGCCACAGGCAACCCCAAGCTGTGGCCAACCACACAAGAGGGGTCCATGGGTGTTGGAGTGTGGGATGACGGCCCAGGCCATCCAGGAGTGACTCAGGCCCCAGCACCTACCCCAGCGCAGGCAAAGAGGAACAGAAGGCCGGCTGCTCAGGCGCCCTGGTCACCACTTTGGGGGAAGGGAGTTCCCACCCCAGGCCCATTGTCTGGGAAGTGGGGAGCCCTGGGCCCTCCCCCCGCCGCTGTTACCTTACTCTGTGGCCCTTGGGATTCTGCCCCAAGTTGCCAGTGCCTTTCTGGAGCAGGACTAGACCCCAGAGCAGCTCTCCTTGTGGCCggagatgggtgtgtgtgtgtgtgtgtgtgtgtgtgtgttttagagtGAGGAAAGGCTCCTTCAGCCTCTGGGTCCCAAAGATTGGGAGCAGGCCTGCATGGGGTGTGTGTACTTGGAATGCTGGCCTGCATGAGGCGCATGCACTAGGTGCAGGCCTGCGTGTGTACTTGGTGCAGGCCTGCATGGGACATGTGCACTAGGTGCAGGCCTGTGTGGTACGTGTGCACTTGGCATGCAGGGCTGCGTGGTATGTGTGCACTTGGCATGCAGGGCTGCGTGGTACGTGTGCACTTGGCATGCAGGGCTGCGTGGTACGTGTGCACTTGGCATGCAGGGCTGCGTGGTACGTGTGCACTTGGCATGCAGGGCTGCGTGAGGCATGTGCACTAGGTGCAGGCCTGCATGGGACATGTGCATTAGGTGCAGGTCTGTGTGGTACGTGTGTACTTGGCATGCAAGCCTGTGTGAGGTGTGTGCACTTGGTGCCGGCACAGGTGCACATATGTGAAGTTTGTGTTGGCACTCCTGGATGTGAGGCAGAGCAGACCTCTCTTCATGGCTGGCAGGCAGAGTTCTCCCACAGGTGACCCCTGTGTGTCCCCCCACTGCCACACGCGGGTGGGGTCATGTCTTGGTCCAGACTGAGTCCTTGGAGGGTCGGTGCTGGACATGGGGCCTCACTGCACTCAGACAGGATGGAGGACGTGCCTGGGGTAGCCCTGGGCTTGGTGTCCAGCTAGGCAAGCTTCCCATCTCGGGCTGCCAGCACCCTTCCAAGGACCCCCTCCCTGGAAGACGAGGCCCCAGGGAGATGGCCAAGCGCCGCAGCCGCCCCACCTCCCCAACCTGGGCAGTGGGAAGGGCCCAGCAGAGCTCAACTGGGAAGGAAGCAGTCCTCCATCTGTCTCCAGCTCTAAATGGGCAGTTATGCCAGGCCCCCTGCTAGCACCTTGgccacagctgaagctgagcctgcCTGTCCCTGCTCTGGAGCCCCCTGTGTCCCCAGGATCCCTATTCCCTTTTctgtgggtggcagtggggtTGGGTTGGCCAGATGGTCCCTGCGTGCCTCGCTACAGGGAAAATCCACTTCTTGTGACGCTTCAGCCGCCTGGCTGGCCCTGGCTTCCCCACCTCCgctggctgggcttggctggggacctgggcaggggctgggagcctGGCCTTCCTGGCCTGATCCCCCATCTGCCGATGGGTTTTCCTGCTGTCCAGTGAGAAGCTGGCCGGGCTGCTGACCGGGTGACCGGAGGCCGTGTCCCCTGGAAGGCACCTCTTTGATGACACCACAGGCTGGCAACCGCTCCGCTGCGCCACCCCAACTCCTGAGTGCTGTGGCATGGAGCCAGAGCCCGGTCCCCCAACCCTAGGGCCTCTCTGGCTGTGTGTGTCACTGGGAATGGGTGGCCCAGCCGGCAGTCTCCAGGTCGggttcttcagcagctcctgccCTCTGAGGTGACCCTGGGGCCTTGGTGCTCACTGAGGCTGGGGGAGGTGCCAGCAGAGGATATGActccctcctctgcctgcctTGCCTGGCGGGATACACACGTGTGCCCCAGTGACACATCTCACACAGTGTGTCATGGCCACCTGCACCACAcctgtgccccagccctggctgtcccaGGCTCTCTTACACTGTCCAGGTCCTGGGTGGGAGGGTGTGCGGTCCTAGGGGTCACTGCATGGAAAGGCTCTGTCTTCCCTGCCCCACTGTCCACCCTGGGGAGGGGGCATCCCCGGGCAAGGAGTGCCTGCCAGCTCTGTGACCAGGGAAGGAGGGCAACTGACCACATTGTCATTTTGCAGgggtttctattttttccttctattaaaaaaaaaaaaaaaaaaaagatggtttacTTTGCGGCAGGCAACTGACCTggggttaagacactgcctgggGCTGGCCATGCCCCTCACAGAACACCAGCCCTGGGGTTCCGGCTTTCCCTGAcccagcaccctgggaggcagctgtggcagCCTGAGTCACTCAGGAGGGAGACTCAAATGAGGTTCCCAGCTCTCTTGAGACTGGGTCCCTACCTCGCCCCAGGTGGGCTCCCTGGCTTACCTAGGTGGGGTTCCCAGCTTCCCCCAGAAGGGATCCCCACCTCCCCCTGTGGGGTTCCCTGCTCCCCCAGTGGCATCCCCacctccacctggcccagccccagctattagaGGTGTTTGGGACTTGAGCTAGCAGGTGGGAGCCCTCTCTCCCCTACTACCTCTCAGACAGACAGATACATATTGGAAACAGTGAAGTATTCCTAGTGACtatatttaaactttatttacttGTGAGGCAATGGGACAAGCAaagctccctcctgcccaccgGTTTGGTTTACTTCCACAGGCTAGTTGGGCCAGCcgcggctggggctgggggccatGGGGAAGGCTGGAGGTCCAGagacctccctcccaccccaatgTTGGGTGCCCCTGCTTCCTGTTCCCCCTTTCAGCAAGGCAGGGCCGTAGTCCGGGCTGGGGTAAGTGCAGCAATGGCTGTTGCTCCACATGCCTCCGGGAACAGGAGCCGTTGCCTGTGGGGCCACGGATCCTGGGTCCCAGAGGGTCAGCTGAGAGGCTGAGTGACAGCTGCCGCGCTCAGCGAGGAAACCGGCCGGCCGGCTTCTGGAACAGTCTTCAAGTGAGAGCTGTAGTCACATAGCCGACCCGGAGGTCCACATGGCTCCTGCACCAGATCTGCCCCAACATGTACACACTCAGTCTGCCAGGCTCTGTCCCTAGAAGAAGCTGGGACCACtgtggggttggggttagggctgGGGTGACTGGCCTCCAGGGTCAGGGGGAAGCCCTGGCCATTCCTGGAGCAGTTCGGGGTCAATGTTCAGGCCCCAGACACCTCTCAGCCAGCAGCTGTGGGGACAAGGCCTGTGTGACGAGTCAGGGTGTAGGCTTAGAGAGGGGTTGCGAGGAGGAGGTCTGTGGGCACCCATGTAGGCGGGGTCTGTGGGTGCTCACGTGGGCCAGGTTGGCGGGCAAGCCCTGAAGGAGTCACTGTGGGTGCCAGGCCACCTTTCCCACGGAAACCACCTCAGGGCCAGAGGCCAGGGGATGACCCGCAGGAAGGCCTGGGCCTCAGAGGACCTGGAGGGAATCAAATGGTCCATTCAAGAGCGACTCCCACCAGCCAGACTGCCTCCTTGCCACCTGCCCTGGAGAGTCCTGGGGGCCACCTCTATGCCAACTGCTGAGACCCAGGACAAATGTGGTTGGGGGGCCTGCCTGTGGTCAGCACTGCTTCTGGGGACCTCTGGGGGAGGGGAAGTTTGGTGCCTACAGGACAGGCATCTGAGGGTTAGCGTGGCCATGGAACCTAGAGGTCACCCGAGGTCACCTGGGGTCACCCAGGGTCTTCCAACGGCACTCAAGCTGAACCCCCCCTGCAGGCTCCTCTGGTGGCCCAGTCCCACTGCCCTGGAGGCCCCAGACCTCGGAACTGAATGGGCCTGCCCTACCCTAAGCACACCTCCTGCCCTCTTTGTGGTCCCCTGTGTTGGTTGACCTGGGGCAACCCAGAGGGTGGATGGGCTCTGTGGCTGCCAACCTGGGGCAGCCGCTGCTagcccctggacacagggaggctggctgggtgggggTGACCTTGGCATCCACTCTAGTCAGACGCAGCCCAGTACCTCCTCACAGACAGTGGTGCTCAGACCAAGGTCTGGGCCCAGGCTCACTCCTAGCTTGGCCTAGGGCCATGGTGTCCCTCCACTCAGTAAGCCAGCTCACACCAACAGCTCCGCCATGCCctttcctctctgtgcctcacaCCTCCAGGGACTGAGCTCAGCCCCAGAGGGCACAGTGCACTCTGGCATACAGGGCCAGGCCACTGCCAAGCTCCTGGACTCACTGGTCAGGGTCTCTCCCAGCATGCAGGGGTCTCCTGTGGCTGCACCACAGCCAGGCTGCTGCCTAGCCCGGCTCCACACAGGCCTAGTCCCCTCCCTTTCAACATTGGAGGGGGACCTCAGCCTGACCAGGCCTCAGGGTGGAGACCAGCTGTCCTGTATTAAgttggatgccagcatttgcaaaCAGGGAGCCAGGCCATATGTAGAGGCGTTAACCCTGAGGATGCAGCTGCCCTGAATTCATGCTGCAGAGAACAGTGTATCAAGGACAGGCACACAGGGAGCACAGGGCGCGGGAGGGGGGAACACTCctcaggacacacacagggagcatGGGGGGTGGATGCTCCTCAGGATGCACACAGGGAGCACGGGGGGGGGGGACGCTCCTCAGGACGCACACAGGGAGCACGGGGGGGGAACACTCCTCAGGATGCACACAGggagcacgggggggggggggacgctCCTCAGGACGCACACAGGGAGCACAGGAGGGGACGCTCCTCAGGATGCACGCAGGGAGCACGGGGGACGCTCCTCAGGACGCACACAGGGAGCATGGGGGGGACGCTCCTCAGGACGCACACAGGGAGCACGGGGGGGGGAACACTCCTCAGGACGCACACAGGGAGCACGGGGGGGACGCTCCTCAGGACGCACACAGGGAGCACGGAGGGACGCTCCTCAGGACGCACACAGGGAGCACGCGGGACGCTCCTCAGGACGCACACAGGGAGCACGGGGGGACGCTCCTCAGGATGCACGCAGGGAGCACGGGGGACGCTCCTCAGGACGCACACAGGGAGCACGGGGAGGGGGGAACACTCctcaggacacacacagggagcatGGGGGGTGGATGCTCCTCAGGATGCACACAGGGAgcacgggggggggggaacaCTCCTCAGGACGCACACAAGGAGCACGGGGGGGACGCTCCTCAGGACGCACACAGGGAGCACGGAGGGACGCTCCTCAGGATGCACGCAGGGAGCACGGGGGACGCTCCTCAGGACGCACACAGGGAGCACGGGGAGGGGGGGACGCTCCTCAGGACGCACACAGGGAGCACGGGGAGGGGGACGCTCctcaggacacacacagggagcgGGGGTGGATGCTCCTGATGGACACACGGGGAGCACGGAGCAGGGCGCTCCTGCACACgctcccacttccctgctggtcTCCTGGTGGGTCTCACTCCTGTTTTGTTTCCCCATCTTGTCACACTGTCCAGCCCAGTTCCCAACACAGCTGTATCCACTCAAATGTCTCAGATTGAGCAAGACGGCAGCCCCCCTCCTGCCCCCGCTGGCTGCAGCAGACCCAAGACAGGAACCAGCTGTGTGCCCCGGGAGGGCCACTCTCCCCTCCATCCCCACTTCTGTCCCCTGCCTGTGGGGACTTCACCCCCACCCTCAGCCAGCGTTCCCCTCCCACCTACGCCTCCCCAGGAGACCTCGGCCTCTGGCCCAACTGCTCTCTGTTCCTCCGCCCTAGCTCGGGACCCTGAGCCCCTAAGGCCCGAGAAGCGGAGTTGGCGGGCTCCCAGGCCCGGGAGTCCCGTTCGCCCAGGCCCCGCACCCCCGGGGTGGCGGGGCGGAGCAGCGGAGGGAGGGGCGGCGCCGgggcgggcgcggggcgcggCAGCCAGCGCGGGAGGCCCGGAGCGCCCTGCCCCCGCTCCTCCCGCGCCTCCCCCAGCCGCCTCGGGGGCAGGAGCGGCTGCGGCCTCATTGGCCGGCGCGGGTGAAGGCCGCCGGCATATATAGGACCTCCGGGGGCTGGCGGGatccgccgcccgccgccccgcgtcccgcgccgcccgcccgccgcTCCTGTCGGGTGAGTTTGCGCGGGTCCCGGGCGCGGCCGCTCCGTTTGGCTAACCCGAGGCGCAGGGACCGGCACGCGGCGATCTGGGCTCCACCTGATGCCCTGTACGGTGGGCGCCTGGGCGGGTGGGGAGTGGGTGCTCTGGGATTCAGCCCCCCGCCCTCTGCCACAGGTGATGGACGACTCACAGCCTGCCTTGGGCGCAGCTCTCTGGGTTGTCATCCTGGCCACGCTGGGCTCTGTGGCCAGCCAGCCCCTGGGGGCTGAGTCCTTGTGCACTGCCCGACCGCTGGCCAAGTACAGCCTAACCTTCACGGGCAAGTGGAGCCAGACGGCCTTCCCCAAGCAGTACCCGCTGTTCCGGCCGCCTGCGCAGTGGTCATCCCTGTTGGGTAAGGGCAACCCCCATGCTGGCCCCAGGTCCCAGGTGCCCAGGGATGGGGAGGCTGCCGGCCCCCCTCTGCCCAGCACGATGCTCTGCAGCTTGGAGAGTCCCAGCTAAAATGCCATGTGCTGAAGTGCAGGGTGGCTAGGAGTCCCCGGGGAAGACTGGCTGGACACTTCTCGCCCAGCCAGCTGCCCAGGCAAGGTGTGGTCACAGGAGGACCCTACCCGTGTCCCTGCAGGCGTGGCTCACAGCTCCGACTACAGCCTGTGGCGGAAGGGCCAACATGCCAGCAATGGGCTGAGGGACTTCGCAGAGCGTGGCGAGGCGTGGGCCCTGATGCGGGAGATGGAGGCCGCTGGGGAGCGGCTGCAGAGTGTGCATGGTGTTttctcagccccagctgtgcccAGTGGCACCGGGCAGAGTGCCACGGAGCTGGAGGTGCACTCGAGGCATTCGCTGGTAAGCCAGGATGGGTGGTGGGTGCCTGGGTCCCCTGCCTGACCCTGCTGCCTGGTGGCCTCACCCACTGTCTGGCCACACCAGGTGTCCTTCGTGGTCCGCATTGTGCCCAGCCCCGACTGGTTTGTGGGCGTCGACAGCCTGGACCTGTGTGAGGGCAGTCGCTGGCGGGAGCAGGTGACCCTGGACCTGTACCCCTATGATGCGGGCACAGACAGTGGCTTCACCTTCTCCTCCCCCAATTTCGCCACTATCCCCCAGGACGCTGTGACTGAGGTGGGTGGATTGCGAGCCGGGCCTGGCTGGGAGGGGATGCTGTTACCAGGGACCCCAGGGCCTGGGCCGCTGTGAGGGGTGGGTGCCAAGGTGCTGACTCCTAGAAATCTGAGCTGCCCTGAGGGTGGGGGACTCCCATGTCACTCAGGGGCCTGGATGTCACTCGGGCTGTGATGTCACCGAGGCAGCCCTGCTCTGGCTCTGTCTTCTAGCCCTGGCCTTGAGACCACACATGCTGGCACATGTGgtctcttggctcccagctgatTGTCCCTCACTCTCGCAGATCACGtcctcctcccccagccaccCGGCCAACTCCTTCTACTACCCCCGGCTGAAGGCCCTGCCGCCCATCGCCAGGGTAACCCTGGTGCGGGTGCGGCAGAGTCCCCGGGCCTACGTGCCGCCTGCAACAGACCTGGCCAGCAGGGGCAATGAGATCCTAGATAGCCTACCAGGTAAGCCCAGGTCCTCGTTGTGCCCTGCTGCAGGCTACAGCTCCTGCCCGGCCCCATCTGCCCTTTCGAGCCCTCCCAGGGTGGTGCCACAGTCCAAGGGACATGGCACTCAGCCTCCATGGGGGACCCTGACCCATTCCGGCTGCCGGGCGGTACTGGTTTGGGTTGTGTGAGAGGAAGAAGCAGGGTCCATGGAGGGCTGTGCCCACCTGCCCTTAACCCAATCCTGACTGCACCCTTATTGCCCAAGGTCAGGGTCAGACAGATGGGGTGAGCTGGCCCTTTAACCTCGAACCCTGGGCAGGATCATGGCCCTACCCCCACCAACCTGGGCCTGGTGCCCCTCTTGTTTGTCCGCGTGGACACCCTGTTCCAGGGGCCCAACACAGGTTCCCTGCTGTCTGGACACATATGGTGGTTGCCGACGGGAAGAACTCAGTAGGGGGCAGGGCCAAGGATGCACTGTGACCTGAGTGGCCTGAGGTCGCAGGTGGCAGAGCTGGCCGGGTCTGTGGGTAGCGTCTTGTGGCTGGCTCCGAGCCGCATGTGCAACTGCGAGGCACCCCCTCCTGAGAGGCCCCCCGCCAGCTGAGCACCCACATCTTGTGCCTCCCCCTGTGCTTGGTCCAGCTCCAGAAACGCCGCTGGATTGCGAGGTGTCCCTGTGGTCCTCCTGGGGGTTGTGCGCGGGCCCGTGTGGACAGCTAGGCACCAAGAGCAGAACCCGCTATGTGCGTGTGCAGCCCGCCAACGATGGGAGCCCCTGTCCCGCACTGCAGGAGGAGACCGACTGCGCCCCCGACAACTGTGTCTGAGACCCATGCTGccacagctggcccagccctgccctgccgcGGAGCAGGCCCTCTGCGGGCAGGAGCTGGGTGCTTGA from Ochotona princeps isolate mOchPri1 chromosome 11, mOchPri1.hap1, whole genome shotgun sequence includes:
- the LOC101522611 gene encoding spondin-2; its protein translation is MDDSQPALGAALWVVILATLGSVASQPLGAESLCTARPLAKYSLTFTGKWSQTAFPKQYPLFRPPAQWSSLLGVAHSSDYSLWRKGQHASNGLRDFAERGEAWALMREMEAAGERLQSVHGVFSAPAVPSGTGQSATELEVHSRHSLVSFVVRIVPSPDWFVGVDSLDLCEGSRWREQVTLDLYPYDAGTDSGFTFSSPNFATIPQDAVTEITSSSPSHPANSFYYPRLKALPPIARVTLVRVRQSPRAYVPPATDLASRGNEILDSLPAPETPLDCEVSLWSSWGLCAGPCGQLGTKSRTRYVRVQPANDGSPCPALQEETDCAPDNCV